In Thermocladium sp. ECH_B, the DNA window TTATTCACGGGGTCGCCGCGTGGGTTTGGCTTTTAAAAATTAACTCGTTAATTTTTTTGGAGGAAGCAATTATGGGCTTGCCCATGGGTACCCCCAGGACCCGAATGAATGGCCTGCACTTAACCCTCAATAGAAATAATGCATTGTCGTGCCTCCTCCCGGCCTCAATGTAGGCCTCCAGGTTCCCGACGCCCTTCGAGATCACTAGGCCGCTTCCAGCAATGTACCTCTCATATATCTCATCGCTGAGGAACGCGGGCAACCTGTTGCCGGTCTCCACGACCTTGATTCCAGGCAACTTGCTTCTAACGTAGCCAGCGGTGACGTCTGTCTCATACGGGAGGCTCCTGCTGATCACTGTGACATCAACGCTATTGCTGAGCGCCTTAATTAGAGCCGCATCCACGGCGAATTCCCCCGCATTATCGGTCACGTAAACCACGTTGCCTGCGCTGGTTATGTGTCTCAAGTCATCCTCCGCGNTCCCCATTAGGATCGGTTCCTCCCTCAGCCTCTCAATCATCTTCTCGGCATCAAATGCGTAATCCTTCATTGGGGCATCCACGGAGTTGGCGGCTGCCGCCATCTTGATCAACTCGGGCAGCGAGGGATTCATTCTAGTTATGGACTTCTCAACGGCCTCCTCCACATTACTCTTTAATTCCAAATATGGATCGCTAACCCCAAGGAGCTTGGTCTCCTCCTCGAAAGTGGCAGCGAATAGCCTTGACCTGCCTAAGCCATAATTCTCCTCAACAGACTTAATGATGCTGATTATATTGCTTGGATCATTGCTCCCGAACTTCTTTAGCTCCATAATCCTCGAGGAGAGCGCGCATAAGGCGCACTCATGTTGGTCGAGGTACCACACTGGTTGCCCCGGGGTTTACTTATTATAAATGTTTTGAGCACATCGACGCATCCACTCCTTGCGAGTCCCGTTAAACCAACGCCGGTGTAGGGACTCGCCTAACTCGGATATGCTTTGCACGAAAAGATTAATAGAGGGGAGGAATTAATTACTGCGTGGATAGTAAGGATGTCAAGTACATAAGGGCGGAGCTGGATGACCTCCTCGCCAGTAATGAGGACGCCATTATGCTCATTGGAAGCAGTGACTGGGGAAGCAATGTATTGCCGATATGGATAGGCATAATGGAGGCATTCAGCATAAAGAAGGCGCTAGGGGAAGCCCAATTCCCGCGCCCCCTAACACAGGACCTAGTGATGGAGGTAATAGAGGCGCTGAGCGGCAGCATTGAGAAGGTAACCATAGATGCATTATTGGGGCACACATATACGGCCACGATTTACCTCAAGGATAGGAACGGCAAGATACATTACATAGATGCGAGGCCAAGCGATGCAGTAGCCATAGCTCTCAGGGCCGATGCGCCAATATTCGTCGCGTCCCACCTATACCAATACACTAAGCCCAAGGACGCCATAATAACGGAACTAGACGCATCAAATATAGACCTAGACATGGAGGAGTAATCACGAAAGATGCCCCACCAACTCAACTACGTTCATTAATTCTTTATATGCATGGGGGAAACCTCGCCATTTATGGCGGGGATGAGGAAAATAACTTCAAAAAGCCCAGCTTACTAGGATGTTTGGTAGCCCGCGTTAAAGGCGGGTACTAACGGCAGGGCGGGAGCCGCCCGCAGCGCCCGTGGAGCTCCGCCCACTACCCGTGACGATGGGCAAGGCGGGGCAAGGAAGCGGGAAGCCCCTTAAGGGCGGGGTAGCTCACCGGAGCCTGGATCCCCATCCTCATAATAAATGATGGCTTTCTTGATTTTCTTATTAATTAGCTTACAAGTGGATTCTATCTATGTGGTGCTTTCTTGAGGATGATGGGGAAAAATCGTTTCCTGGATTTGCCTTGGTACGTGTTGTTAGAGGGGCTCGAAGTACTCTATGTCATTTATGCTTCCCTGTCTCTTTTCGCGCCACTTTGGCTTCACCTTCATGCCTATGCTTGGCCTATCCGTCTTCAAGTAATGGATTAATCCGCCGCTTACGCCCGGGAACTCTATGAATGCCAGGGTCACTGGTTTCTCCAGTTTATTGCCGTTTAAGTCCTCCCTAATCACAGTGAATGTTCTCACTATGCCCATTGGCTCTATCTCAACGGTCTCCGTCACTTGCTGGAAATCGATTGGGCAGAAGCCCTTTGGAGGCATATGAATGGTGCCGCACTTACTGCACTTACCTGCTACTAATTTACCGTTCCTGAGGCCCTCGAGGAACTTGGTTCCAATGGGGCCGGCCGTGTATATGTACTCCTCTATCTCCATTACCTCGCGGAAGTATTTTGTGTCGCTCATGGAATCACCTCGAAGCACTCTATATCCCTTACTGAACCCGTTTTCTCGCTTCTCCACTTCGCCTTAACCCTCTTGCCGAATATCCTCCTGCTCTTCACGTCGTCCTCCGTTGCTCCGCATATGTAATGCATCACGCCTGGATAGAAGGTCTCATCCACGGCGTAATCCCCATAACCCTCCGGTAGATCCAGCTTAATTACTCCAACCACGAGGGGCTTCTCAATTCTTTCCCTAGTGGTCGATATATACGTGAGGACAGCCGTTTGAATGGTTCCCTCATCCCTCACGTAGACCCACTCGCTCAACTCGCGGAAGCAGTGGCTACAGTATATCCTGGGCGGCACGTACACCCTACGGCAGTGACTGCAAACGGTTCCAATTATTCTTCCCCGCCTCAACTCGTCGAGGAACCTGCCTAGAGCTATGCCGGTCGTGTACCTATACTTCGCGCTGGGCTTCGCCGCCTCCTTCACCACGGCCTCGAAGTCCTTCTCGGATAGGGGTGTGCCTAGGTACTTGCTCATTCCCATCACCTCACGTGTTCCTCATCACTATTACCGTCCCAGCCTGCATTAGGTCACCCCAGGCCTGGGCTAGTCCAGTATATACCGGCTTCTTTACTTGTCTCTTACCGGCCTTACCAGAGAGCTGGTAATATATCTCTGCCACCTTCATTAGTCCCGCCGCCGCTATGGGGTTCCCGACCCCCAGTAATCCCCCTGATGGATTGATGGGTAAGTCCCCATCCCTCTGGGTAACTCCCTCCCTCGTCAATCTCGGCGCCTCTCCTCTACCCGCTAATCCAAGTCCCTCCATGTGATGCAGCTCCTTGTAGTCGAACGGGTCATAAACCTCCGCCACATCTATCTCCCGCCTTGGATTATTTATGCCCGCCATCTTGTAAGCCATTTCGCCCGCCCTCCTCACGTAGGCTGGGAACGCGAGTTCCCTATTGGTCCAATGAGTCGTGTCCAGCGTGAAGCCGACGCCATCTATCCACACTGGGTTATCAGTGACGCGCCTAGCCACCTTCTCGCTTGTCAAGACTAGGGCAGCGGCGCCGTCGCTCACGGGGCTAATGTCGAGTTGCTGCACGGGCCACACGAGCGTCTCGCTGCTGAGGACCTTCTCCACCGTTATGTTGGGATCCGGTAACTGGGCGGATGGGTGATCCACGGCATTCCTCTTATTCTTAACCGAGACGAGCGCAATGTCCTCCTTCTTGATGTTGTACTTATTCATGTATCTATGCATCTCCATGGCGAATATCCAGATCAGGTTCGGGTCAAGGGGCTTCTCCACTATGGGGTCCCATATGTAGCGGAAAACGTATTGTGGATGGGGCTTGGCGGCGCTGCTCATCTTCTCCTCCGCCACCACTAGAACTGTGTCGAAGAGGCCGCTGGCCACGTGCCACCACCCCGCTATTGGCGTGAAGACTCCCGTCGCTCCCCCCACGTAGACCCTCATGGTTGGCTTATTAATGCCGCCGGCCCCCTCGCTTAGGTACTCCCCCTTTAGGTGAACCCCATCAAATGCATCCGGGGCGGAGCCAATGACAACTGCATCCACGTCCTTAAGGGTTAATCCAGCATCATCCAGCGCCTGCTTGGCGGCGATCCACGCCAACTCCTTCGGCGTATCCAGCATTCTGCGCCTAAATAGCGTTAATCCAGCCCCAACCACTGCGACGCGCTGCTTGAGTTCAGTATTCATCTTCATAGGCATCACCTCCCCAGAACCACCACTGAACTAGTTGTTGTGGGCACTCCTCTCCATCCATGAATGACGGCGGTCTCCGCTGGGGCTTGATCGCCCCTCAGCGATTCAACGGCGTAGAGCAGTCTCGCCAATCCATGCGCCTCAAGGGGCACGCCCTCCCCCAATGCGCCTCCGCTTGGGTTAATGGGTAACCTGCCCCCAGGCTCGAATGCGCCATCCCTCATGAGCTTCACCGCTTCTCCCCGGGGCGAGAGTCCGAGTGCCTCTATGAATTGAAGCTCCTTGAATGAGTACCTATTATCGATTTCAGCTAATTGAATTGATTTCTGGGGATCATCTATCCCAGCCATCTTATAAGCCATCCGGGCCGCAGTGGCGGCGTGGAGCGGGTACTCCATGTCGTGTAGTTCCCATTGGGATGTCTCTGTGGCCCACCCAACTCCCCTAACCCAGATCGGCGTATCGGTGAATTTACCCGCAGCCTCCTCGCTTGCTAGAACAATGACTATGGCGGCATCAATCAGTGGAGCCACGTCCAGCCTCCTCAGGGGATCCAGGATCTTCTCGCCGCCCAAGTAATCATCCTCCCCAATATTCATTGCGAAGGAGGCCCTGGGATTCTTAATCGCGTTCCTCTTCGCCCTCACCACTATGTGGGCTAAGTCCTCCTCGGTGGCGCCGGTTCTATGCATGTATAGCCTGGCCTCGAGCGCCGCCAAGGCATGTGGATTCCTCACTCGTAGTGGCGCCATAGTTATTGGATCCATGGACATATTAATTATGTCCCCCAGGGTCTCTATGTCGCTGGGCTTAGCATGTGACTCCACGGCAACGACATCGAATTGCCCGCTCCTTATCATCATGTAGGCCGATGCGAGTCCCTGCAAGCCGTCCCCGGCCACGGTGTAGACGGGCCTCATTGCTCCCCCCAATTGGTCCGGAGCGAATTCATCGGCTATTGAGATGCCCTCCCAAAAGTCTTCCTGTGAACTGACGAATGCATCGATGTCTTTTCGTGGGTCAAGTCCGCCTGCATCCATGTATGCCCTATTGGCGGCCTTATACGTCATTTCCCTGAAGGAGTACGTGGAGGTCTC includes these proteins:
- a CDS encoding cobalt transporter ApaG — translated: MSDTKYFREVMEIEEYIYTAGPIGTKFLEGLRNGKLVAGKCSKCGTIHMPPKGFCPIDFQQVTETVEIEPMGIVRTFTVIREDLNGNKLEKPVTLAFIEFPGVSGGLIHYLKTDRPSIGMKVKPKWREKRQGSINDIEYFEPL
- a CDS encoding DNA-binding protein — translated: MSKYLGTPLSEKDFEAVVKEAAKPSAKYRYTTGIALGRFLDELRRGRIIGTVCSHCRRVYVPPRIYCSHCFRELSEWVYVRDEGTIQTAVLTYISTTRERIEKPLVVGVIKLDLPEGYGDYAVDETFYPGVMHYICGATEDDVKSRRIFGKRVKAKWRSEKTGSVRDIECFEVIP
- a CDS encoding acetyl-CoA acetyltransferase (Catalyzes the synthesis of acetoacetyl coenzyme A from two molecules of acetyl coenzyme A. It can also act as a thiolase, catalyzing the reverse reaction and generating two-carbon units from the four-carbon product of fatty acid oxidation), with product MKMNTELKQRVAVVGAGLTLFRRRMLDTPKELAWIAAKQALDDAGLTLKDVDAVVIGSAPDAFDGVHLKGEYLSEGAGGINKPTMRVYVGGATGVFTPIAGWWHVASGLFDTVLVVAEEKMSSAAKPHPQYVFRYIWDPIVEKPLDPNLIWIFAMEMHRYMNKYNIKKEDIALVSVKNKRNAVDHPSAQLPDPNITVEKVLSSETLVWPVQQLDISPVSDGAAALVLTSEKVARRVTDNPVWIDGVGFTLDTTHWTNRELAFPAYVRRAGEMAYKMAGINNPRREIDVAEVYDPFDYKELHHMEGLGLAGRGEAPRLTREGVTQRDGDLPINPSGGLLGVGNPIAAAGLMKVAEIYYQLSGKAGKRQVKKPVYTGLAQAWGDLMQAGTVIVMRNT
- a CDS encoding acetyl-CoA acetyltransferase (Catalyzes the synthesis of acetoacetyl coenzyme A from two molecules of acetyl coenzyme A. It can also act as a thiolase, catalyzing the reverse reaction and generating two-carbon units from the four-carbon product of fatty acid oxidation), coding for MPRVGIIGVGWFGFQPETSTYSFREMTYKAANRAYMDAGGLDPRKDIDAFVSSQEDFWEGISIADEFAPDQLGGAMRPVYTVAGDGLQGLASAYMMIRSGQFDVVAVESHAKPSDIETLGDIINMSMDPITMAPLRVRNPHALAALEARLYMHRTGATEEDLAHIVVRAKRNAIKNPRASFAMNIGEDDYLGGEKILDPLRRLDVAPLIDAAIVIVLASEEAAGKFTDTPIWVRGVGWATETSQWELHDMEYPLHAATAARMAYKMAGIDDPQKSIQLAEIDNRYSFKELQFIEALGLSPRGEAVKLMRDGAFEPGGRLPINPSGGALGEGVPLEAHGLARLLYAVESLRGDQAPAETAVIHGWRGVPTTTSSVVVLGR